Proteins encoded in a region of the Mucilaginibacter sabulilitoris genome:
- a CDS encoding glycoside hydrolase family 88/105 protein, giving the protein MNKLFVKIKTILCTCAIIGMIGAVRAQQPSKTKVLADMALANSYFMQKWPDPGATVTVKGITRTSNLWTRAVYYEGLMAMYKIDPQKKYYDYAVDWGEKHQWSPRGAVDTRNADNQCCGQTYIDLYLIDKKPERIEKIKQSIDLMVNSQKKDDWNWIDALQMAMPVYARLGEIYKDSRYYEKMFDIYNYSKSVHGGKGLYNTADHLWWRDKDFVPPYKEPNGTDCYWSRGNGWVVAAMLRVLEVMPKNAPHRDEYLSVYKEMIEALVPLQRADGYWNVSLKDSTNFGGKELSGTALFTYGMAWGINHGILKKKTYLPIVTKAWNAMSKECLHPDGMLGFVQGTGKEPKDGQPVGYDNVPDFEDYGLGCFLLAGSEVYKLSK; this is encoded by the coding sequence ATGAATAAACTATTTGTAAAGATAAAAACAATATTGTGTACTTGTGCTATTATAGGCATGATAGGCGCTGTGCGTGCACAACAACCGTCAAAAACTAAAGTGTTGGCCGATATGGCTCTGGCTAACAGTTATTTTATGCAAAAATGGCCCGATCCGGGAGCTACTGTTACTGTAAAGGGTATTACCCGCACCAGTAATCTGTGGACCAGGGCCGTTTATTACGAAGGGTTAATGGCCATGTATAAAATTGATCCTCAAAAAAAGTATTATGATTATGCGGTTGATTGGGGCGAGAAACATCAATGGAGTCCTCGTGGAGCTGTTGATACCCGCAATGCTGATAATCAATGCTGCGGACAAACCTATATTGATTTGTACCTGATAGATAAAAAGCCCGAGCGTATTGAAAAAATAAAGCAAAGTATTGACCTGATGGTGAACAGCCAAAAGAAAGATGATTGGAACTGGATTGACGCGCTGCAAATGGCTATGCCGGTATATGCAAGGCTTGGTGAAATTTATAAGGATAGCAGGTATTATGAAAAGATGTTCGACATCTATAATTATTCTAAAAGCGTACACGGCGGCAAAGGATTGTATAACACTGCAGATCATCTTTGGTGGAGGGATAAGGATTTTGTGCCTCCCTATAAAGAACCAAACGGCACAGATTGTTACTGGTCACGCGGTAACGGCTGGGTAGTAGCAGCCATGTTGCGCGTGTTGGAGGTTATGCCTAAAAATGCGCCCCACCGCGATGAGTACTTATCAGTTTATAAAGAAATGATTGAAGCACTTGTGCCGCTGCAGCGTGCTGATGGTTATTGGAATGTGAGTTTAAAAGATTCCACCAATTTCGGCGGTAAAGAATTGTCGGGCACAGCGCTGTTTACTTATGGTATGGCATGGGGTATTAATCACGGCATCCTGAAAAAGAAAACTTATTTGCCAATAGTTACCAAAGCATGGAACGCCATGTCGAAGGAGTGCCTGCATCCGGATGGCATGTTGGGTTTCGTACAAGGAACCGGTAAAGAACCAAAAGATGGCCAGCCTGTAGGCTATGATAATGTACCAGATTTTGAAGACTATGGTTTAGGCTGTTTCCTGTTAGCAGGTAGTGAGGTTTATAAATTAAGTAAATAA
- a CDS encoding glycoside hydrolase family protein, giving the protein MKRRNFIGQLSIASAIALFPDLTFGNSKDHVSAFAKKLKPVGRALEMEGYYVWCNSPIEGPDGRVHVFFSRWVASKKMGGWINGSEICHAIADTPESEFKFKDTILAPRGPGYWDATTCHNPSIKKVDGKYCLFFMGNSNGKTNTKRIGLATADSLDGPWARADEPLLLPGPSGAWDDHCTTNPAFIKHPNGQYWLFYKSWNTREYETSTDPLVKGNRKYGLAISDKLEGPYIKYDGNPVIDFSGRGNNAQLEDAFVWLDKGRFKMLARDMGVFNHQYGLYMESKTGKKWSEPEIGYFNAEYYHINQPPPPKYLNKYGRFERPQLLFQDGKPTYMFTTSQGGKYMTASPFIFKIES; this is encoded by the coding sequence ATGAAAAGAAGAAATTTTATTGGGCAATTAAGTATAGCCTCGGCAATAGCATTATTTCCTGATTTAACATTTGGTAATTCAAAAGATCATGTTTCTGCTTTTGCAAAAAAACTAAAACCGGTTGGCCGCGCACTGGAAATGGAAGGTTATTATGTGTGGTGCAATAGCCCGATAGAGGGCCCCGATGGCCGTGTCCATGTGTTTTTTTCAAGGTGGGTTGCTTCAAAAAAAATGGGTGGATGGATCAATGGATCCGAAATATGCCATGCTATAGCGGACACGCCCGAAAGCGAATTTAAATTTAAAGATACTATCCTTGCTCCGCGTGGCCCCGGTTATTGGGACGCAACAACCTGTCATAATCCGTCAATAAAAAAGGTAGACGGTAAATATTGCTTGTTTTTTATGGGTAATTCTAATGGTAAAACTAATACTAAACGTATTGGACTGGCCACTGCAGATTCACTTGATGGCCCCTGGGCTCGCGCGGATGAACCGTTACTACTCCCCGGTCCATCCGGAGCGTGGGACGATCATTGTACTACCAATCCTGCATTTATTAAGCATCCAAACGGTCAATACTGGCTGTTTTATAAATCATGGAATACCAGAGAGTATGAAACATCAACAGATCCACTGGTAAAGGGTAACCGCAAATATGGTTTAGCTATTTCCGATAAATTGGAAGGCCCTTATATCAAGTATGACGGAAACCCGGTTATCGATTTTTCGGGCAGGGGAAACAATGCCCAACTGGAAGATGCTTTTGTTTGGCTTGATAAAGGTCGTTTTAAAATGCTGGCCCGGGATATGGGTGTGTTTAATCATCAATACGGCCTGTACATGGAATCAAAAACTGGCAAAAAATGGAGCGAGCCTGAAATTGGTTATTTCAATGCAGAATATTACCATATTAATCAGCCTCCCCCGCCAAAATACCTGAACAAATACGGACGGTTTGAAAGACCGCAGTTATTATTTCAAGATGGGAAGCCAACCTATATGTTTACTACTTCGCAGGGAGGCAAATATATGACAGCTTCACCCTTTATTTTTAAAATAGAATCATAA
- a CDS encoding rhamnogalacturonan acetylesterase, translating to MKIITRTNAGLSLLLILVMLLSSFMLIKPADKPTFYLIGDSTVKNGKGKGDGGLWGWGNYIAGYFDTTKIAVENDALGGTSSRTFQTMGLWDKVLTKIKPGDFVIMQFGHNDSGALDDTVRARGTIKGIGDDQQEIYNPIRKMKEVVHTYGWYMKKYITDIKAKGATPIICSPIPRNTWKDGKSAGRNNENSYGQWACEIGAQTGIFFIDLNKMIVDDYDAEGEAKVKSTYFGTDATHTLELGAQLNARFVIQGIRSFNLLGLNKYLK from the coding sequence ATGAAAATTATTACGCGTACAAATGCGGGTTTAAGTTTGCTGCTCATACTGGTTATGCTGTTATCTTCTTTTATGTTGATAAAGCCGGCTGATAAACCAACTTTTTATCTTATCGGCGATTCGACGGTAAAGAACGGTAAGGGCAAGGGTGATGGCGGTTTATGGGGATGGGGAAACTATATTGCTGGGTACTTTGATACTACAAAGATTGCGGTTGAGAATGACGCACTTGGAGGTACGAGTAGCCGAACTTTCCAAACCATGGGTTTGTGGGACAAAGTCCTTACGAAAATAAAACCTGGCGATTTTGTGATTATGCAGTTTGGGCATAACGATAGTGGCGCGCTGGATGATACGGTCCGTGCCCGCGGAACTATTAAAGGCATTGGCGACGACCAACAAGAAATATATAACCCAATTAGGAAAATGAAGGAAGTGGTGCATACATATGGGTGGTATATGAAGAAATATATTACGGATATTAAAGCTAAAGGAGCAACACCTATTATCTGCTCACCAATACCGCGTAATACCTGGAAAGATGGCAAATCTGCAGGGCGTAACAATGAAAACAGCTATGGGCAATGGGCCTGTGAAATAGGAGCACAAACCGGAATCTTTTTCATCGACCTAAACAAAATGATAGTAGATGATTATGACGCTGAAGGCGAAGCAAAAGTAAAATCAACCTACTTTGGTACCGATGCTACCCATACACTTGAACTGGGTGCACAGTTAAACGCCAGATTTGTTATTCAGGGTATCAGATCATTTAATCTCTTAGGGCTGAATAAATATCTAAAGTAA
- a CDS encoding rhamnogalacturonan acetylesterase, with amino-acid sequence MKALKRVIALFAITFAGLAFIKQQKPTIYLIGDSTTHNNDKETWGWGSTIPYYFDLSKVNIENHAMAGRSTRTFIKEGRWNKVDSVLKPGDYVMMVFGHNEGSKPDTTKAGYRGVLKGTGNETVELTWPNGTKETVHTYGWYFRKFIRDTKAKGAIPIVLSMIPRNEFRDGKVIRANNDYGKWAQEVAQQEGAIFIDMNRITADKYDKWGADSVKKFFPGDHTHTNKVGATVNAESVVDGIKADPKNPLSKYLKTNY; translated from the coding sequence ATGAAAGCATTGAAACGAGTTATAGCTCTATTTGCAATAACCTTCGCAGGTTTGGCTTTTATTAAACAACAAAAGCCCACAATTTACCTGATTGGTGATTCCACAACACATAATAACGATAAAGAAACATGGGGTTGGGGTAGTACTATCCCATACTATTTCGATCTTTCAAAAGTCAATATTGAAAATCACGCCATGGCAGGTCGCAGCACGCGTACTTTTATAAAAGAAGGCCGCTGGAACAAGGTTGATTCCGTTCTAAAACCAGGTGATTATGTAATGATGGTGTTTGGACATAATGAAGGTAGTAAGCCCGATACTACAAAAGCAGGGTACCGGGGTGTATTAAAAGGTACGGGTAATGAAACTGTAGAGCTAACCTGGCCCAATGGCACTAAAGAAACGGTGCATACCTATGGCTGGTATTTTCGCAAATTTATCAGGGATACAAAAGCTAAAGGGGCTATCCCGATAGTATTATCCATGATCCCGCGAAATGAATTTCGGGATGGCAAAGTTATCCGTGCCAATAATGATTATGGCAAATGGGCTCAGGAAGTAGCGCAGCAAGAGGGCGCCATTTTTATTGATATGAACCGCATTACGGCCGACAAGTATGATAAGTGGGGAGCAGATTCGGTCAAAAAGTTTTTCCCCGGAGATCATACCCATACTAATAAAGTGGGCGCTACCGTAAATGCCGAATCGGTAGTTGATGGTATTAAAGCTGATCCTAAGAACCCTTTGAGTAAATATCTTAAAACGAATTACTAA
- a CDS encoding glycoside hydrolase family 28 protein, which produces MKLLRYSFFLLFIAAYTVNAQTRLHWVQKVGAKQYPSKTTVWYVNDNGATNDGNTLNTIAIQKTIDQCSAKGGGIVSFKPGRYLTGSIFLKKNVCLSIDQGVELLGSQNIKDYPEIDTRVAGIEMKWPAALINIDRQTNVAITGKGLVNAQGKPFWDIYRKMRSEYDPKGLRWIVDYDAKRPRTLLVSNSVDVTIKNITLQQAGFWTVQLLYSKQVTVDGITIRNNVDGHGPSTDGIDIDSSSWILVQNCDIDCNDDDFCLKAGRDWDGLRVNKPTEYIVIRKCISRAGAGLLTCGSETSGGIRHVLATDLTGNGTSNGLNIKSAITRGGTVEDIHFTNITMNGVGTAFQITMNWNPSYSYSKLPDGYNEATLPDHWKKILHKVEPVEKGIPHFKDVYISNIKVTGAKKAINAIGLKESTLQNFHFNQVNIEAVTAGDVQFAQGWKWKNSQITSQDNTKLNLNEAGVGQ; this is translated from the coding sequence ATGAAATTATTACGCTATTCTTTTTTTTTACTCTTTATTGCTGCATATACCGTAAATGCACAAACCAGACTCCATTGGGTACAAAAAGTTGGAGCAAAACAGTATCCATCAAAGACAACTGTATGGTATGTAAATGATAATGGAGCGACTAATGATGGCAACACGCTAAACACAATTGCCATACAAAAAACTATCGACCAATGTTCGGCAAAAGGTGGCGGTATTGTTTCATTTAAACCCGGTAGATATTTAACAGGATCAATTTTTCTTAAAAAGAATGTTTGCCTTAGTATTGATCAGGGAGTCGAGTTGCTCGGCAGTCAAAACATAAAAGATTACCCGGAAATTGATACCCGTGTAGCCGGTATTGAGATGAAATGGCCTGCCGCTTTAATCAATATAGACAGGCAAACTAATGTGGCAATTACTGGAAAAGGATTGGTAAACGCTCAGGGCAAACCATTCTGGGATATTTACCGCAAAATGCGTTCTGAATATGATCCTAAAGGATTGCGCTGGATTGTTGATTATGATGCTAAGCGTCCCCGCACACTGCTGGTTTCTAATTCTGTAGATGTTACCATTAAAAACATTACGCTGCAACAGGCTGGTTTCTGGACTGTGCAGCTGCTTTATTCCAAACAAGTTACCGTTGATGGTATTACTATCCGAAATAACGTTGACGGACATGGCCCATCAACCGATGGTATTGATATAGATTCATCAAGCTGGATACTTGTACAAAACTGTGATATTGATTGCAATGACGACGATTTTTGTCTTAAGGCCGGCCGCGATTGGGACGGTTTAAGGGTGAATAAACCCACCGAATATATAGTAATACGCAAATGCATATCAAGAGCCGGTGCCGGGTTACTTACCTGCGGCAGTGAAACATCTGGCGGTATCAGGCACGTGCTCGCAACAGATTTAACAGGCAATGGTACCAGTAACGGGCTAAATATTAAATCGGCTATTACCCGGGGAGGTACAGTGGAGGACATTCATTTTACTAATATAACCATGAATGGCGTGGGTACGGCTTTTCAAATTACCATGAATTGGAACCCAAGCTATAGCTATTCCAAACTGCCTGATGGCTATAATGAGGCAACACTGCCCGATCATTGGAAAAAGATATTGCACAAAGTGGAGCCAGTTGAAAAAGGGATACCGCATTTTAAGGATGTTTATATTTCAAATATCAAAGTTACAGGTGCCAAGAAAGCCATTAATGCCATTGGGCTTAAGGAATCAACCCTGCAGAATTTCCATTTTAACCAGGTTAATATTGAGGCGGTCACAGCAGGTGATGTACAATTTGCACAGGGCTGGAAGTGGAAAAATTCGCAGATCACCAGTCAGGACAATACTAAACTTAATTTAAATGAGGCCGGGGTTGGCCAATAA
- a CDS encoding RagB/SusD family nutrient uptake outer membrane protein, with protein MKKIFFLSTISAVFIMASCKKDLNQVPISVPASATFYKTPSDFLQASNAVYADLHNYPVRLSNLSEIRSDNIYGVSVTVRDWDPVNDFSPSLAANAYVTEAWGTDFNGIFRANTLLDQITKNGSNIGSATLATRLQAEARFLRAFYYFDLVKYFGQVPVIDHPLTVQEANTTGRSSVADVYKQIIADLQFAIGNLPTTYSAGDTGRATKFAAEALLAQVYMARSGPDYGIEGPGLGVNEWNLALPLLQDIISSGQFAFNPSYPNVFSYTNQSPTVNKEAVFDIMYTSGISGTSDLYGASFPWTLAPNTYFLSIGDNKSNGSLEIIPVSNDLATSYDAADVRKAFSVYTAGYTNAGTTEIRPFFKKWLDITKIPVASRFDWGINFIAIRYTDILMLKAECILHGAAGSQSDVDAIVNQVRTRAGLPSVTGVTLAQLFDERRKEFANEGSRWFDLQRSGNLLTIMNAWIAKEDAQKAIKPVIANYIIYPVPQTQLDATPGLYAQNPGY; from the coding sequence ATGAAAAAGATATTTTTTCTATCAACCATATCAGCTGTTTTTATAATGGCTTCCTGTAAAAAGGATTTAAATCAGGTACCTATTTCGGTTCCGGCGTCAGCTACTTTTTATAAAACACCAAGTGATTTTCTGCAGGCATCTAATGCAGTTTACGCAGACCTGCATAATTACCCTGTAAGATTGTCTAACCTGTCCGAAATACGGTCAGACAATATTTATGGTGTTTCGGTTACTGTTCGCGATTGGGATCCGGTAAATGATTTTTCACCATCATTGGCGGCAAACGCTTATGTTACCGAAGCCTGGGGTACCGATTTTAATGGAATTTTCAGAGCGAACACGCTGCTTGACCAGATCACAAAGAACGGCAGCAACATTGGCTCAGCAACATTGGCCACAAGACTGCAAGCTGAAGCCAGATTTTTGCGTGCGTTTTATTATTTTGATTTGGTTAAGTATTTCGGCCAGGTACCTGTTATCGATCACCCTTTAACCGTACAGGAAGCAAATACTACCGGCCGCAGTTCGGTAGCTGATGTTTATAAACAGATTATTGCCGACCTGCAATTTGCTATAGGAAATTTGCCAACAACTTATTCGGCAGGTGATACCGGGCGTGCTACCAAATTTGCCGCAGAGGCTCTGTTGGCCCAGGTTTATATGGCCAGATCAGGACCTGATTATGGTATAGAAGGCCCGGGATTAGGAGTAAATGAGTGGAACCTTGCACTGCCATTGTTGCAGGATATTATTAGCAGCGGTCAGTTTGCTTTTAATCCAAGTTATCCTAATGTATTTTCTTATACCAATCAAAGTCCCACCGTTAATAAAGAGGCCGTTTTTGATATCATGTACACCAGCGGTATAAGTGGTACAAGTGATTTGTACGGTGCTTCGTTCCCATGGACGCTTGCTCCAAATACTTATTTCTTATCTATTGGCGACAACAAATCAAATGGTAGTTTAGAGATCATCCCTGTATCAAATGATCTGGCGACCAGTTACGACGCTGCTGATGTACGTAAGGCATTTAGCGTGTATACTGCAGGATACACTAACGCAGGTACCACAGAAATTCGCCCGTTCTTTAAAAAGTGGCTTGATATTACTAAAATTCCTGTTGCAAGTCGTTTTGACTGGGGGATTAACTTTATCGCCATCAGGTATACCGACATTTTAATGCTTAAGGCAGAGTGCATATTACATGGCGCCGCGGGGTCGCAAAGCGATGTTGACGCTATTGTTAATCAGGTAAGAACCAGAGCAGGGTTGCCCTCTGTAACAGGTGTAACCCTTGCGCAATTATTTGATGAGCGCCGAAAGGAATTTGCCAATGAAGGGTCACGTTGGTTTGATCTGCAGCGAAGTGGTAACCTACTAACTATCATGAACGCGTGGATTGCAAAAGAAGATGCTCAGAAAGCTATTAAACCGGTTATAGCTAATTACATTATTTACCCTGTACCGCAAACACAACTGGATGCTACCCCCGGGCTATACGCTCAAAACCCAGGGTATTAA
- a CDS encoding SusC/RagA family TonB-linked outer membrane protein, with the protein MKRIFIHSCKMLLLLLLFNIAAADSAFAQQLSITGTITDSKHLPVAAASVQIKGTKSGTTADIDGKYTIKATAGQVLVFKSVGFDVKEVTVGTGNTINVSLAETESQLNEVVVIGYGAQKRANVTGAQATFKADNLNERAITRVDQALVGQMAGVSVKQTTGVPGKAFSVSVRGNGSISAGNEPLYVIDGFPLSVSAVGSGGSFGSGNPLDNINPNDIEDIQVLKDAAAAAIYGSRASNGVVLITTKKGKSGKAKITYSASYGYNAASKYLPMLNGDQWIDRATEMINAAYVLKYGSKGATANDDNATRQAMNGGAFSSAYMLDPRWAMPGHPGLQYIDWQKAIEQKGAMQNQALSASGGNEYVNYFISGNYANQDGFIKGLGYKAYSARANVEAKVAKNLKLGLNIAPTYSISQDPGVEGKDNIFHQAISYSPIQEDTVGLYPNAFKNGQYTWGNSANSPIAKLENKVGQTKKYRTLGSIFAEYEIIKGLTLRSSLNLDNVDNASNGYTPYTIAGTLTNRTFDASKNTNLTANTSGSFSTFKRQTFVNENTLNYSTTIHAVHSLNILVGQSYNTDRLDQSTLSSLGGYVNSSVQTLNAAANVTGNTTSTKSVLVSYFSRVQYGYKDKYLVSASLREDGSSRFGVNTKYGVFPSASLGWRIVQEDFMKKIPVISDLKLRASYGVNGNNTIPDYGSIEQLGSYGYVLGSPQALAIGQAPNSLVNPDIQWEKSQTYDLGLDFGFFSNRLTGSFDYFNKLNTNLLLNVPILQSTGFSSQLRNAGSVRNIGQELELTSRNLIGKVQWSTSINISHYANKIVSLYGNQKQIIIPNSFDVSDAILRVGQPLNSIYVVRQIGFLTQADIDNHAATYGTGETVGDPKYQDLNGDGVITEADKQIVGHPNPTYTWGITNTVRWKGFDLSVLVQGQNGGSIYSLLGRAITRTGQGFTDNAPAFYDNRWRSPENPGAGRVSKAYSTFGFVANTDWLYSSDYVRVRNITLGYDLKNVFKTKVLGAARLYVTAENFFGHDKYYGGFNPEAQNTAISSDSNYPEAGDYGGLPLAKSLIFGLNVTF; encoded by the coding sequence ATGAAAAGAATTTTTATTCATTCTTGTAAAATGCTATTGCTGTTGCTTCTTTTTAATATAGCCGCAGCAGATAGTGCTTTTGCACAGCAACTTAGCATTACGGGTACCATCACAGACAGCAAGCATCTTCCGGTTGCTGCTGCCTCAGTGCAAATAAAAGGCACAAAATCTGGTACCACCGCCGATATCGATGGAAAGTACACCATTAAGGCCACCGCAGGACAGGTGTTAGTATTTAAGTCGGTCGGTTTTGACGTCAAGGAAGTTACTGTAGGCACCGGTAACACTATCAATGTTAGCTTAGCAGAAACCGAGTCGCAATTAAATGAAGTAGTAGTTATAGGTTACGGAGCCCAAAAACGGGCCAATGTTACCGGAGCCCAGGCCACCTTTAAAGCTGATAATTTAAATGAGCGTGCCATAACCCGTGTTGACCAGGCATTGGTTGGGCAGATGGCGGGTGTAAGTGTTAAACAAACAACCGGTGTGCCGGGCAAGGCATTCAGCGTGAGTGTTCGCGGTAACGGTTCGATAAGTGCTGGTAATGAGCCTTTATATGTAATTGATGGTTTCCCGCTTTCTGTATCAGCTGTAGGTAGCGGTGGCAGTTTTGGGTCGGGAAACCCGCTTGATAACATCAACCCCAATGATATTGAAGATATCCAGGTTTTAAAAGATGCGGCAGCCGCTGCAATTTATGGATCAAGGGCATCTAATGGTGTTGTTTTGATCACTACCAAGAAGGGGAAATCGGGTAAGGCTAAAATTACATATAGCGCTTCTTATGGTTACAATGCTGCCAGCAAATATTTACCCATGCTTAACGGCGACCAATGGATAGATCGCGCTACTGAAATGATCAATGCTGCTTATGTACTTAAATACGGTTCAAAAGGAGCAACGGCCAATGATGATAATGCAACACGTCAGGCAATGAATGGCGGAGCTTTCAGTTCTGCTTATATGCTCGATCCGAGATGGGCTATGCCAGGTCATCCAGGCTTGCAATATATCGACTGGCAGAAAGCCATTGAGCAAAAAGGTGCTATGCAAAATCAGGCCTTGAGCGCCAGCGGCGGCAATGAATATGTAAATTATTTTATTTCAGGAAATTATGCCAATCAGGATGGTTTTATAAAAGGGCTGGGATATAAAGCCTATTCTGCCAGGGCCAATGTGGAGGCAAAGGTTGCCAAGAATTTAAAATTAGGTTTAAACATAGCGCCTACATACTCTATTTCTCAGGATCCTGGTGTAGAGGGTAAGGATAATATTTTTCACCAGGCAATTAGCTACAGTCCTATACAGGAAGATACCGTAGGCTTATATCCTAATGCTTTTAAAAACGGGCAATATACCTGGGGTAACTCAGCAAACAGCCCTATAGCTAAATTAGAGAACAAAGTAGGACAAACCAAAAAATACCGTACCCTGGGTAGCATATTTGCCGAATACGAAATTATAAAAGGGTTAACCTTAAGAAGTTCATTAAACCTGGATAACGTAGATAACGCTTCTAATGGCTATACTCCCTACACGATTGCCGGTACGCTGACTAACAGAACATTTGATGCATCTAAAAACACTAACCTTACTGCAAACACCTCAGGGTCGTTCAGTACTTTTAAAAGGCAAACATTTGTTAACGAGAACACGCTGAATTACAGTACTACCATTCATGCGGTACACAGCCTGAATATATTAGTTGGGCAATCATACAATACCGACCGTTTAGATCAGTCAACATTATCGTCATTAGGCGGATATGTAAACAGTTCAGTACAAACATTAAACGCGGCCGCTAACGTAACAGGTAATACAACCAGTACCAAAAGTGTTTTAGTATCTTATTTTAGCCGTGTTCAATACGGATATAAAGATAAATATCTGGTGTCGGCAAGCTTGCGTGAAGACGGTTCTTCGCGTTTTGGCGTGAATACTAAATATGGTGTATTCCCATCTGCATCTTTAGGCTGGCGAATTGTACAGGAAGATTTCATGAAAAAAATACCTGTTATCAGCGATTTAAAATTGCGCGCCAGTTATGGTGTTAACGGAAATAATACTATTCCTGACTACGGCAGCATTGAGCAATTAGGCTCATACGGTTATGTACTCGGCTCGCCTCAGGCTTTAGCTATTGGTCAGGCTCCAAATAGCCTGGTGAATCCGGATATTCAATGGGAAAAATCTCAAACCTATGACCTCGGTCTCGACTTTGGTTTCTTCAGCAATCGTTTAACAGGCTCATTTGATTATTTTAATAAGTTAAATACAAACTTATTGTTAAATGTACCCATTCTTCAATCAACAGGTTTCAGTTCGCAACTGCGTAACGCGGGTTCGGTACGTAACATTGGCCAGGAGCTTGAATTAACCAGTCGTAATTTAATTGGTAAGGTTCAATGGAGCACTTCTATCAACATCAGCCATTATGCCAATAAAATTGTAAGCCTTTATGGCAACCAAAAACAAATCATCATCCCTAACTCATTTGATGTTTCCGATGCTATTTTGCGTGTGGGCCAGCCGTTAAACAGCATTTATGTTGTAAGACAAATAGGTTTCCTTACCCAGGCAGATATTGATAACCATGCGGCGACCTACGGTACCGGCGAAACAGTTGGTGACCCTAAATACCAGGATCTGAATGGCGATGGTGTAATAACTGAAGCTGATAAGCAAATTGTTGGTCATCCAAACCCTACTTATACCTGGGGTATTACCAATACAGTACGCTGGAAAGGTTTTGACCTTAGTGTTTTAGTGCAGGGGCAAAACGGCGGATCAATTTATTCACTATTGGGCAGGGCCATAACCCGTACCGGTCAGGGCTTTACTGATAATGCACCTGCATTTTATGATAATCGCTGGAGGTCTCCTGAAAATCCGGGTGCCGGTCGTGTGAGCAAAGCTTATTCTACCTTTGGTTTTGTTGCCAATACTGATTGGTTGTATTCCTCAGATTATGTAAGGGTTAGGAATATTACTTTGGGTTATGATCTTAAAAATGTGTTTAAAACCAAAGTTTTAGGGGCTGCAAGGCTTTATGTTACGGCCGAAAATTTCTTCGGGCATGATAAATATTATGGTGGTTTTAACCCTGAGGCTCAAAACACCGCTATTAGCTCTGACAGTAACTATCCTGAAGCCGGTGATTACGGTGGCTTACCACTGGCTAAATCATTGATCTTTGGGTTAAATGTTACATTCTAA